tactttaaaaatcttccttctctgcttctgtgtttcctttctccAACTGAATGCATTTATATTACCTCAcagattatttctgtttctagcGTCAAAAGTTGTTGCTactctaaaatttattttgttccttttcctgtttcatgTCCCCTTTTGACTCGTGTTTTTCACAAAAGTAATGTTACTAACagccacaaatattttaacttgcTTGATGTTTTCCATCCTCATTTTTTCATTGtctcaaaatttaaataaagcttATACAGGTGCTTAGAACTATTTTTGATTGCTCCATCTCCTGGGAATGTATGAGCCCTTTACAGCCACTGCATGTTGAATTAGAAACCCTTGAAAGctccttgttttaattttatattttccctgAATTTTGCCACACATGCTGCCATTCCAGGGATATCATTATTGAGAAGTGAGGGTAAGAACAGCTCACCCCTTACCTCTCCAGGCAACTGGAATTGACTTCTTTCCCAGGCTCACCAAACAGAATATactcactttttttgtttgccgTGTGCATGGTGTGGCACACATactacagctgctgctgctgctaccgCTGAGATCAGTACCAGAAGGAACAAGGTGAGGGAACCTTTGCCTTAAagcattttgtgatttttctaaGCATTTCATAAACGACGACAGCATTCATTAAATGACCTCTTGTTCACTGCATTATACCAAAATAACATTGTAAATGAAAGTGTATGATGtgtattgtttttttcccaggtaaCTTCATTGTAGATTTTTTGGATGTGCTGAACATTCACGGATTTTCCTCTACATGGCCAATGCCTATTGTTGGTCAATGTATTCTGAACATTTTGACGTGGCTCCAGGAATCCTTTCTCTGATCCCTGGATAACAGGCTGTGTGTGAGGACTTATTATTGAAAACAATCAGAGTCAAGGTAAATCAGTCAGTTTGTGAGTGTAAGACCCCAAACACAGAGGCTTGTTGATTTTATGGAGAACTAGTAAGGGCTCAGAGGTTGTTTTACATTAAAGCAACCTTTGAATGAATACTCAGCAATCAAACAGCAATTATGTCTTTCTAAAACTAGCTTTGACCAGTGAAGAATCTGTTTTCTCACTGTATCCCAAATTTAACAAACACCTGATACAGTCCTGTCGATAGTCACTTTGCAAACGGCAAGATTCGTCTCTCCTCAGACAGTTACAGTTCATATCCTCCTAAAGCAGATAACTAAACCAGGTAACACAAATCACAACCTCGAAGTGACAGTTGCTCTACTGCCACTAGAAGTTAGATAACTCATACAGATACAGCAGCTGGTTTTGTATCTAGCAAAAGTTATGTCAGGTGCCTCATACCCAAACTGTCTGCTTTCAGAATCAGTAGTGTCATTTCTGTGATCTTGCTTTCAGTAACAAGTGCCATATCTGTGGTCTTGCCTTGCAAATTAAGCAGCACTGCTATTCAAAACCACCTTGGCATGGGACACCTGTCCTCTTTGGTCCCAGCACCCAGTTAAAGAGTGTGCTTAAATACAAACAACCTGGGAATAGAAGGCATCGATCAACAAGACCCATTAAACATATgttatttcatatttactttttacaCTTCAGACAACACTTAAATGATTAAGTGACTGTTTCATATTGTTTCACAggtgcaaaatgaaaatatcatgCTCTAAGTGCTTTTTCAGCCAAACTTGGAACtaaagaaattcagtttctaTAGACCTGTGGTTCAAAGCATTTGCTATGGCACGTGCTGGAGTTGTTCCTGTCATGCTGATATTAAGTTTTTCCCAGCGTAAGGCACTGTTTTCCACTAGCCTGGCAAGTGGACAACCAGATGTAGTGGGTAAGTAAGATACTAATTAACAGTTCATCCTATGCTAGCCATCACAGCTGTCTAATCCGAACTTGTTGTCAAGGCACTTTCTACAGCCCATAGAGAGAAACAGGGACCTGTGCTGGAAGAGGTGTCCAGGACAGGTAAAAGTGAATCATGTAACATTTTGGGAGCTGCAGATAAGTCAACACGAATCTCATTGCTCAAGTCAGTCATAGTCAACAGCAACCAGCTGCTGCATGTAAGGACAGAGCTCCTGGGGAACTACTGGGTGTGCAAGCCTTACTGAGGGCCAGATCTTTTGTGTACACAGCGGTGGGccctctcttcctctgtgtAATATCATTGTAATTACAGATGCGCTTGGGCTACATAATATTCTGTGGATTACCAAGCATGAGTCGAGACTTATTCTGTTCTGGAACAATAACctaacaaaagaagaaactgagaattacactgtgaaatatattttgagtTATAAATTCTTCAATACCActcatgaaagaaaagtaagttGTTCAATGGTTACACATAGTTTAAAGTGTAATCATGTATTACTTTATTCAGTAGATGAATTTGCATAATTTCCCTTTCAATACTTAGCACCATCTACTTTCatgcaattttttcttcctcctcttagGAAAgactgcaggagaagaaaaagctaataCGTCTTGAGTTACATTCTGGTTTTAATGCTAAAgttaaaacacagctttttgcAAAAGGAACAGGAGACGTAATTAAGGAGAGTGGCTGGACAGAATTTACTTACAAGGCACCTCCAGGTCAGCTATTTCCCACATGTTGTTAAGACATCCAAGCATTCATGATAATGTCCTGTCTTACTTGAAGACatataatttctgaaaactcGTTTTTATCTTATGCTATTTTTTTGGTACGGATTTGTTGAAAAGATGGCACATAACATTCTGGAATAttgcagaattatttcctttattagACATGTTCAGATTCGGAAAACTCCCAATTCTCCTGAGCAAGATGTCAGAACGACTCAACCACTCCCTCCATTTTCCCTAGCAACACATGTCTCTTGAAGATTGTCTTCTGTATCACCTGGTTTCAGGAAACCTTAAAAGAGCAGAGCTTTTCAGCTACTACTctggacatttttttctttaagtggGTTAGTAAGACTTATGGTGGTAGTAGCAGGTGTGCTTCTCAGTTGTCATTGTCCAAAAAACTGAAAGACCCATTTGTTCTCACCTTCCACTTATTCACGCTTCTGGAAATAAGGCTACATAGTGGGTTTGTAAAGGCAACTGTCATGCTGTTATTAGAAAATCcatgtaaaataaacatcactctttctttttccctctctctttgtTACAGTATATATTCAGAATCTTTCATGCATCATatataacatttcttttttcaattgcACCTGGCATATTAAAGCAGAAGCTCCTGAAGATATCCAGATCTTTTTTTCATACAGGTAAGGGTCTTGTGCAAAATAAGTATGAACTTATTGGTTTGTACCTATGTCCTTGATTTAAAAGACTCATATTTCCTTCTCACAGACACGTAGGAAAAGATTTTGACTGCCagcaatatataaaaaatgcaaggaaaaaaaatactggatgCCATatgaaagagagagatttcCAACCatcaagaaaaatcaatttaaacaTAACTGTAAGAGATCTGAGAAACAATTCACGAAGATTGTCTTATTACAAAGCTTTTACACCTCAAAAAATAGGTAAGTATTGTCTATTATTACCAATTATGAAAAGTTCATGTATTGGTTATTTCATTGgtctggaaagcaaagaaaggaaagagggaagtgTGACAAAGAATATTAATTCTAACTTTTTATGCATTTATCTTTCTGGGAATTttacacaaaaattaaacaaaatggaTTATGGCttaaaggtttttatttttcactctgatGTAATATCATTGTTTATCTATAActgacatattaaaaaaaatgataggTTAGTGTGAGAAAACACAATTTGAAAAGCattatattcttcttttctccagtttttctctttcctatccATTTTTTTATagtgctgaagaaaatgtgactaaaaaaaggaacataaatAGATACAAGTCTCATTCATAACTGAATTTAAGACCATGAATGTTCTCAAACATTAgtaacatttctgtttatttatgataccatttttcagttaaaaatactttgacagttatttttaattattgacAGTTTTGAATGAtcatataaaattacttttccttacTTCTCTGGGAAGTGTGAATTAATCTCATGGGTAAGAATTTCACCTGAGTTTTAGCACAGACTGCAGATTCAAATACCTTTTAAATTATGAACATGTTGATCACATGCCAGACCTGTACACAAGAATCAGTCATAACTCAAGGAATAGCAAAAAACTCACTCAAAACTATCAAAATATATTCTGAGTTAGATCTCATTTATTCTGTTCTAATACATTAGAATTATTTGCTTTACCTAAAGATTTACACTGCAGTCAGAGCCTGCTATAAGCAAGATGTTCtgtttagcaaaataaaatatttttgagaatatcaaattttcctgaaaagacaaaagaaaaaggggaggggggagaggggaagaattAATCTGCAGGAAGACTATGAGGTGTTTTCACAGCTGACTAGGAAGATGCTCACTTCCAAACTGGCTGCCTGGGTCTGATCCCACCCACAGACTccagagcagagagctgcccCAGTACACCCAGTCTTAAGACCAAATGCTTCACGCAGCAGCAAAGGCTTTCTGGTAATGTTCAGAGGTGATTCCTGAACTGCTCTAATTTGCCTGATAACCTCCTGAGGGCTCGCCCAGCCCCACCTTGGAAGTTCCATGCCTTCTCCCACCCCTCTGCTAGTCCTTGGGCAACCTTCCCACCCAGGGCCTCCTGGGGAGAAcagggcaggggtgggcaggaGTGAGCAGTgagcaggggggtgggggggtacAAGTGAGAGGGAGCGGGCTGTCCCTTCCCCGCTTCTCTCTCCATCCACTTGACTGCCTCTGCCTCTTTGCGGAGGCCAGACTGCCAGcgtttcctcccttcccctcttccttgCCTTCCCACCTTAGCCATCTTTAGCCATCAGCAGGGTGCACGCCGGTCACAGCTGGTTCAGCCAACAGCTTCCCCTCCAGTACCAGCGCCAGGCACAAACCCTTTTGGCTCGTCGTGCCTCTAAAACCCATCGCCAAGCTGTGGTAGGGCACGGCAAAATGTGAGCATGCTCGCGGGGTATGTTTTTCACATTGCAAGCAGTGGACTTACTCTTGCAAGGCTCCAACATTGCAAGCCAGGGCTGTCTTGTCCCTCCTGAGAAGGCACCCTTCAGGTCACACACATCAAAAAGGGTCATTTGTACCTGGGCTCCCCTTGCTAAACAGGAAAGCCTCCCACTGGGCTTAGCCCTAGCCCTTGCGCAGGCCTGGAGGTACTGGAGGTCCACTGTCCTGCTGCAAGTTACCAGCCCTTGCAATCCAAGCTTCATTCCAGTAACATGACCTATGGTCTGATACAACAGGATTCATGCACACCCTGTGCTGCAGGTAGCCCAAATGTAGCTCATTGCTGGCTGGCTGTGTGTGAGAGCTGAAGAAATTTCCAGATGACAGGTGacaaaagggttaaaaaaaatttgtttcctaCTCTTGCTATACTCACAGAAGTGAGAGATGCTCTGGGAATAGTATTTcagaaactaaacaaaaaggggaaaaaagctgctgGTTACTCCCCTCACTTTTCATGGCTCACGGTGTGCCTCCACTCTCAAAGGCAGGTGTTGGTCACTGCCAACAGCTTCGGGGACAGGCAGcagtaaataattttacaagCCTGCGGTAGACCTGGGATAAATGCTTTTGCTGACTTTATGGGATTATTGCTTAAAGAGAGAGGACTTCTCAAGGAGGGgaggtaaaaagaaaagccaaaaaggAAACCCCAGTGTGACATACACACCTGTGGAGAGACACAGGGTCATGCAGCCACAGCTGCTAGAGCAAGCACAATGCCTTCGTGGACCAGCAATGCTGCCACTCACcctctttgtctctctctcttttctctccgGCACCACATTGCAGCCAAGTCAGCCCCCCGCCTCGCTGACCCTGTCCACAGACACGTGCCGTGCacttctgcctctgctgggaGGGCTTTTCCAGACAACTCCAGCTGCAGTTCCTCCCTTCACAGAAacacaacagcagccagagagggCTCAGGCTGCTTGAGTACTCCAGCACACACCTAGGATCTGTGCCCTAAAACTCACCATGCTAGAAAGCAACTGTGGGCTTGCTTATCTAAACCAAAGGCTAAAATCCTGGGAACCCAAATATTCCTTGCTTCCAACCCTGTACTTTGTCcctccctaaaaaaaaaaaaaaagaatccattgTCATCGCACTCCTTGCACTTCATGACTGGAGCACAGTGATGGGagggggattttttgtttgtttacatcTCCTGAGCACATCTTCCCTCCTCCATAGCAAATGCTCACCTGCTCATTTACAGGAGAGAGAGATTTCTTAAACATCTATAGGAAACTTCATATATTGAATAAGACCTTCTAGGAGCTGGTACCCCTTCGGTAACCCTCAGTGAGAGATGAAGTTCCATTTTTGTTCAAAGTTATACTACCAGGCTCATGGGCAGACTTGGGGTATCCCACCAGACAGAGTGGAAATAATCCTACGTGGCAGGGAGCCTGTGGCAACTCAGAGGTCTCCTTGACACCCACCTGGACTCCAGATAGTGAAGTCAAAGGACCactcctcctgcccaccctcGCTACCTTCCCTGGAaagatacatgaaaaataataataataaaaaaaaatactcgCTTTCTTTATTTTGAGATAGAAATGGATGCCACTTAGTGAGCAgcactttcaaagaaaaagtgttaCTCGCTGAACGCCTTCTTTGGGTGTGATAATCTCCAAAATAGTCAACAGTGTATTTTAAGGACTAACGCACTGCGTTTGTTTGGCATCAgcataaaaatgagaaagagcaTGATGTACAGAAAGTCTCTCTGTGCtcttttttcagagaaactgaATCCACCGATCAACGTCTCAGTTTCCcttgaaaacagaagtattaAAATTCACTGGAAACCCCCGCCTACTATTGGTTCTGCAAATAACAAGTGCTTTTTATATCAAGTGAAAATAACAGATCGTAAGGTAATTAGTTTTTTGGTGATACAATTAATCTGTATAGCATAACTTCCATAAAAACTAGACATCCCTTGAATTTAATAGAATTAAAACTCaaacaaacttttaaagaaatcctGAGGTCTTTCATAAAGAATCCaacttttcttgtctttcttgtCAAAATGGAAAATCAACACATTTCATGAAGTCTCTCTGAGTTATGCTTGCATTGAGGTGGaatggctgatttttttcttttcatcttgaaTTTGAATTATACATTAGCATTATTGACTTTTTTATTATAGAAAAAGGAGTattgataaaaagaaaagtatagCAGctactttgatattttttaagaaaaaaatcacattattgttgttatttctaCACACATCACTCAAAGAATCACCCCTGTTGTTTGcatacattatatatattttaaaaactttcatgGTGTATCAGCAGCCTCTCTTAGTCTTACCAGTAAGAAGCAAAACAGTGTTATAGTATAATGGCATTACCAGGTGCCATTTTTAAATTACCTGGAAATAAGAGCTGAAAAGTTTTCATACAGATTCTTACTTGAACTTCCAAAGAGTAGAAAGCCAAGCACTTAATTCAGAATACGATAGGCATGAAATTCAGATGTGCATTGGAAGAATGTGAATTTTCTGAATCTTTGGTGTTTTCATTCAAGCTTTCTTTgaagctgtgtttttctttaagagcCTAAAACTTAGCTAACACACACCTCAGTCAGCGCACAGTACTCTAACAATAAAAGGCTATAGACATTTAAGAGACAATTAAAGCCTGAAAGAAGGTATGACTAAATTGATATGCATCCACTCTTTGTTAGACACAGTAGAAAGGAGAAGTGCAATGAGGTAGACACGTTATTGATCACATAATGTTATCTTCATAAATTACTGCAGGGTTTATTAATTCATGTGCAGTGCTAATACTGCTGGGCAGCTTCCAGAACAGAGCTGGCCTTTCATACATTCCCTCATTGCAGCACACGGAAAAGGAGCTCGGGCTGTATGTGGACGTACTAAAGctctttggttttttccagaagaaagacAGGTAGCCTCCTTCTAGCCATCTCTGCAAATAGTTATCATCCTCTTAACCATCCCCAAGTCTAATAATTCAAAATCACTGCCAGAGACATCAGGGGGCTTGTCCCTGTCCATTCACAAAGCTCCGAACCATTAAAGGCTGCAAGCAGAGGGAGCAAGGGAGGTCCACGCTGGACCCTTGGTATCCTGTTCAGAGACGTGCTGGAGCCCTTCTGAGCCCTTCCTGCCCATGCGTGCAGATTTCCTTCCTGACCAGAGCAGGGGAGGTGGCAGCAAGGAGGGCTGGGAGTAAGGGGTCCCTTCCCACTGCAGGACTGGGATATGACCAAGGTGAGCAGGGGGGTCCTGCAATCCAGTGTTCATGCGGCCACTGCAAGCCCCTATTTCCAGCTTCCTAACAGCTTCCactctctggaaggaaatgcCAAATACATAAAATAGTCCAGCATCCTTACTTAAATGGAATGAACCTCTTTTATACTCCTTGTCTTATACAGCTGTTCTTCTGCTTTGTACAGATCTGCAGGATATAAACAtaggagaggaaagcaaagaaaaatcatttaggCATGGAAGCGAATAAACACATATAGCAGAGGAAAATcatgattgatttttttttccacagatggGATGGTTTGGGAATACAGGAGAGAGGCAGCTGCAAtagtaacaaaaaaagacatatgAAGGCACGAGATAAATGAGTGGGCTTTACATgttttcacagattcacagaacagtaggggttggaagggacctctggagatcacctagtccaacccccctgctaaagcaggatcacctggagcaggttgcacaggatcacatccaggcaggttttgaatatctccagagaaggagactccacagcctctctgggcagcctgttccagtgctcgatcaccctcacagtgaagacatttttcctcatgttctgatggaacttcctgtgttccagtttgtgcccgttgccaAACGGGAAAAACTACTTTAAATCTTCTTTAAGGTAGATTTGAGGAGAATCGATGTCGAAGTTAGTAATGGCTAAAATGGCAGTTACCTAACCAAGGAGcaaaagaagagcagaggtCTAAGTAAagttaaggaagaaaactgcagcagTATCACAGGAGACACAGGAGGGAGAAGAATGAATCAAGCCTGAGATTCTGTTTCCTGGTCAAAGCAAGGTCTTAATTACTGTCAAAGAGACTTAATGAGTTGAGGTATTAGGGTGTCCCTAAGCAGGCTTATAGATATTTATTGAAGAACATGTAAGAGTATAATACACAAGTGAAATATACaagtctgtatttatttattctgaataaCCTGAAGAGATGACTTGCTGAATATGTATGCACACAAATAACAACACTGTGATGCAGACTGATAAAGCTTGAAAATAGGGACTTGAGTCTGTAGGTGACAGAACCTAGGAAGGGTTGGCATGTACTGTGGGAAACAAAATTAGAATTTGAAATGTTGGGTAAGTCTGAAACCAACAAGCCAAAAttcattaataaagaaaatccaATGATTAGGAAGTACAGGTTAAATATGCTAAcacaaaataaggaattaatgTGTAGGCAgcaatgtagaagaaaaaaggtctCTGGATTACACAGAACCACAAACTGAGTCAATCATTCCATGTTATTAAGCAAAGGTCAAATGATACTCAAGTATATATGACAGCCATGTCACATGTAAGATGTAGGTTGTGACTAATTTGCCCTTCTGGTTACTGAGTTTCACCTGAAGTTTCAAACTATGTTTTGGACAcagaaaaaagttcagaaaagatCAGTGAGAGTTATCAAAATGATCATAAGCTTTGAAAATGTGCTCTAGTAGTGGAAGACTGAGGAACGTGGTCTAGAGTAAAGGAGTGTAACTTGTGTTAACAATCTTCTGGTAAATAAAAGAGCATAGGGATCATACTTACCCACACCAACTTTATACCAGGATAAAAAAGCGACTGGCTAAActtgaagcaaagaaaatgtaggCTAAAAGTTAGGAAAAGTGTCATAATTGCAAGGAAAGTCTAGCATGGGAACATGGCTGCTTGGGGATGGCTCTGTGTAGAGTCGCAGACAATGGATTAGACAAACATCCTGCATGAATGCTCTGGGTAGATGTGACTGAAAGTTGCTGCACATCGTGACTGCCAGAAGGCAGCCTGTGTAATTGTACAAGAAGTCTTTCAGTCCTGCATTTTTGAAATTTCCTATGATGACATAAGCTTATCATTGGctctttaggaagaaattttcagACACAATGTTTGGTTTTAGCACTTAGCCCTCATAGTCACTTGCAGTTTGCTCTTGAAAGCCCAAGGACTTTCCCACTTTTTTActtacttttgaaaaatttagCGTGTGAACTTTTGGGCCTGTTTTTGGCACCAGATCTGGAAAGATCTTAAACAGTAcgaaggaagagaaagaaatgccatGTTACACAGGCTCAAACCTACACTGCACTGGTCAGCATGAGAAGACCCAGGGGTCACATTTTCTTAAAGTTAGCCTTATAGTATTACATTATCATCATCATGCTTACTTAACAGCAAGGATGAAAAGATTCGGGGCCCCTCTGTGTCGGAGATCCATACTTTCTACTTCTTTGCAATTTcctaatattatttttaatttttatacagAGGAGTTTCCTCtcctactttcttttttttttttttttttttttgttcttcttaaattcttaacattttttatttacagcagTTGGCTTCAGTTTTCCAAAGTGATGAATGATTAAGAGATCCCTGTTTTAAACTCTGACACTCCTTCTGTGGACTTGATCTTTTGAAGTGATGTGCTTTCTTTTATAGACATAATTAAAGATGTTTCAAGATAGTCATTATAATAGTGGGTAACCCTCACCACCGGtcagctgaaaaatgcaagatttTATTCTACCAGGCAAACAAGTATAGCACACTACCCACACCACAACCTTGAAACTTGCAATTTCATTGTTACAGTATTCATCCTACACTTGGTGTGATACAAAAATGAAAGGGGAAtcagtgttttcaaaatctTACTGTGGTACTATAGCTGATACCTCCTTCCATTTCTTATCAGTTCTAGgctcttcttcattttcagttctgaGTTTTAACACATGGCAGGTAAAATTCAGATTGTGTCTGGACATAAACACTTGTTCTGAAAATCTCTTCCTATTAGGTTAGACATGTAAATAATAGTATTTGACATCCTTAAATTTGAACTGCAATGTGAAATCACCTAAAATAACCCACTAAACCTATCTTGATAGATTGTAGATGTCACTGCAGAGAAATATGAGTATCCATTTCATAAGCCAGCAAAAATATGCATGGCACAAGTGAGGGTGAAGAAAGACATATGTATAAGAAACAAGGTTTGGAGTGAATGGAGTGAGCCAGTGTTTATTCACGATGGTAAGTTACCATGTATTTACTATTCATAGCCCTTATAATTAGATATATTATTActattcaaaatatttacttcattGTGGTGTTTGATCTTCTCCTTGCT
This sequence is a window from Balearica regulorum gibbericeps isolate bBalReg1 chromosome 1, bBalReg1.pri, whole genome shotgun sequence. Protein-coding genes within it:
- the LOC142598421 gene encoding interleukin-5 receptor subunit alpha-like isoform X1; translated protein: MARAGVVPVMLILSFSQRKALFSTSLASGQPDVVDALGLHNILWITKHESRLILFWNNNLTKEETENYTVKYILSYKFFNTTHERKERLQEKKKLIRLELHSGFNAKVKTQLFAKGTGDVIKESGWTEFTYKAPPVYIQNLSCIIYNISFFNCTWHIKAEAPEDIQIFFSYRHVGKDFDCQQYIKNARKKNTGCHMKERDFQPSRKINLNITVRDLRNNSRRLSYYKAFTPQKIEKLNPPINVSVSLENRSIKIHWKPPPTIGSANNKCFLYQVKITDRKIVDVTAEKYEYPFHKPAKICMAQVRVKKDICIRNKVWSEWSEPVFIHDGKTLDVTLLSLTLFCLLIFLGGLLICACRRYRCLEVITMPVPHPSDNIKTWLAVNETHHQKQMSMQMEMHSEVTLGIPEENGDKNVQQQRCLKEPGLEDL
- the LOC142598421 gene encoding interleukin-5 receptor subunit alpha-like isoform X2, which encodes MARAGVVPVMLILSFSQRKALFSTSLASGQPDVVDALGLHNILWITKHESRLILFWNNNLTKEETENYTVKYILSYKFFNTTHERKERLQEKKKLIRLELHSGFNAKVKTQLFAKGTGDVIKESGWTEFTYKAPPVYIQNLSCIIYNISFFNCTWHIKAEAPEDIQIFFSYRHVGKDFDCQQYIKNARKKNTGCHMKERDFQPSRKINLNITVRDLRNNSRRLSYYKAFTPQKIEKLNPPINVSVSLENRSIKIHWKPPPTIGSANNKCFLYQVKITDRKIVDVTAEKYEYPFHKPAKICMAQVRVKKDICIRNKVWSEWSEPVFIHDGKTLDVTLLSLTLFCLLIFLGGLLICACRRYRCLEVITMPVPHPSDNIKTWLAVNETHHQSSSQKIKAQELQNWTEAKSLIPKIQKTNVNANGDAL